From a region of the Deltaproteobacteria bacterium genome:
- a CDS encoding MBL fold metallo-hydrolase: MKTPSSLITLGTSGGPSLTPHRAQTSHLLTVNGTYYVVDAGDGVSRRMARAGADVRKVGIIFLTHHHDDHTAGLGTLMSLAWDGQRTEPINVYGPPRTQELVDATVAYCSISADIRIADGGRSVPLDKVFFGHDVGIGEVYQDDNVRVSAVENTHFSFHRGKAEGRYKSYSYRFETPDRVIVFTGDTGASAAVTALARDADVLVTETSSCDERKNAMIKDGRWDAMSPAEQEGIMRQATQGHMGLENIAKLATQAAVKKVVLSHFTRRVDSTDYEPWAEEVRKGYAGEVVAAEDLMEF, translated from the coding sequence ATGAAAACGCCATCTTCACTCATCACCCTGGGCACCTCGGGCGGCCCTTCGTTGACGCCGCACCGTGCGCAGACATCCCATCTCCTCACCGTCAACGGCACCTACTACGTGGTGGACGCCGGCGACGGGGTGTCCCGGCGGATGGCCCGGGCGGGCGCGGACGTGCGCAAGGTCGGCATCATCTTCCTGACGCATCACCACGACGACCACACCGCCGGCCTGGGGACCCTCATGTCGCTGGCGTGGGACGGCCAGCGCACCGAGCCCATCAACGTCTACGGCCCGCCCCGCACACAGGAGCTGGTGGACGCGACGGTGGCGTATTGCAGCATCAGCGCCGACATCCGCATCGCCGACGGCGGCCGCAGCGTGCCGCTCGACAAGGTGTTCTTCGGCCACGACGTGGGCATCGGCGAGGTCTACCAGGACGACAACGTGCGCGTGAGCGCGGTGGAGAACACCCACTTCAGCTTCCACCGGGGGAAAGCCGAAGGCCGCTACAAGTCCTACTCCTACCGCTTCGAAACCCCCGACCGGGTCATCGTGTTCACCGGCGACACCGGCGCCAGCGCCGCGGTCACCGCCCTGGCCAGGGACGCCGACGTGCTCGTGACCGAGACCTCTTCGTGCGACGAGCGCAAGAACGCCATGATCAAGGACGGGCGCTGGGACGCCATGAGCCCGGCCGAGCAGGAAGGCATCATGCGCCAGGCCACCCAGGGCCACATGGGCCTGGAGAACATCGCCAAGCTGGCGACGCAGGCCGCCGTCAAGAAGGTCGTGCTCTCCCACTTCACCCGGCGCGTGGACAGCACCGATTACGAGCCCTGGGCGGAAGAGGTGCGCAAGGGCTATGCGGGCGAGGTGGTGGCGGCCGAGGACCTGATGGAGTTCTAG